A genome region from Nitrospinota bacterium includes the following:
- a CDS encoding RNA-binding protein, with protein MQGSKLFVGNLDYSVDNDQLKELFSKYGEVKEIKVIEGRGFGFIEMSSQSEAEKAKEELDGIDFKGRTLKVNEARPPRSRQRKDYRRY; from the coding sequence ATGCAAGGAAGTAAACTTTTTGTAGGCAATCTTGATTATTCTGTAGATAATGACCAGTTAAAAGAATTGTTTTCCAAATATGGTGAAGTGAAGGAAATCAAGGTCATTGAAGGGAGAGGCTTCGGGTTTATTGAAATGTCTAGCCAATCAGAAGCTGAAAAAGCAAAGGAAGAACTGGATGGTATCGACTTTAAAGGACGCACCTTGAAAGTTAATGAGGCTCGACCCCCGAGAAGCAGACAGAGAAAAGATT